The nucleotide window ACAGTAAAACCGGCGGCCGCGCACGGCCGCCTGCCACGGAGATTCTACAAGACGCTCGGACCCCGCGTCAAGCACGCCCAGGGCTGGGAGGCACGGGTGGGGCGGTTGCCAGGGCAGGCAGCGCGGGGTAGAATCTGCTCGCTGGGCGCACGCAGCACAGGCGCCGGCGAGGCCCCGAAACATTCGCCGTCGCGCGGACGTCTACCTTGATGAACCACGCGGACAATGGATAGGCCCGCAGACATCGCCGATCTGGAGACCGTGCGGCGCTGCCTGGCGGGGCAGAGGGAAGCCTTCGCCGAGATCGTGGCGCGGCATCAGCGCGTGGTCTATGGCGTGGCGCTGCGCATGTTGGGCGATCGCGACCAGGCCGACGACGCGGCACAGGAGACGTTCGTGCGAGCCTACTCGCGGCTCTCGAGCTTCAGGGGCGACAGCAGCTTGCGTGCGTGGCTGATTCAGATCGCTACCCGCATGTGCATTGACCTGCTGCGCGCCCGCCGCCGCCGGCCCGAGGTCGCGCTCGACGACGCCGACGCCCCGGCCTCGCCTGCCGGGGATGACGGCGTGACTACGCGCCACAGTCTGGCGCGGGCCATCGCCGACCTGCCTCCTCACTACAAGGCAGCCATCATCTTGCGCCATTTGCAGCACATGTCATATGCCGACATGGCCCGCACGCTGGGCATTCCCCTGCCGACGGTCAAGACCCACCTGCGCCGTGCGCGGCAGACGCTGCGCGCGCGGATGGAGGACGAAGCGGCGCCCGCCGAGGAGATTTCGCCGTGAATGCCCTACGCCGCCAGCTCGAGTGCCGCGCCGTCCGCAGCGCGATCGAGGCCTGCCTCGACGGTGAAGCATCTCCTCACGCCGGGCGCGTCGCGGCGCACCTCGAACGCTGTCCGGGCTGCCGCGCGTGGGCCGCGGCGCTGGCGGCACAGGCGCGCGCGATCGCAGCTTTGCCGGCGGAAGCGGAGCCCCCGGTGGGCTTCGTCGGACGCGTAATGGAGCGCATCGAGGCGGTCAGCGCGCCTGCCGGGCGGCGCGCGTGGCGGCCGTCGCTGGTAGCGGTTTCGGGTGCGGCAGCGGGGGTGCTGGCCGCGGTCGCGCTGTGGGTCTCCTTCGTGCGCCCGCCGGCGCCGGTGACACCGGCCGCGCCTGTGCCCGTGCAGACTTCGCCCCGGATTGCTCAGGCGCTCAAGCCACAGGTGGAGTCCGCAACCCGGCAGCCACGGATTGCAGCGGCCGCGACCGTGCCGGAACCGGCCGCGAAGATCGCACCGCCGGCGCGACGGGTCCGGCCGAAGCGCCGTTTGACCGCGCCGCCCTTACCCGGTGCGACCGCAACCGCCGCATCTTCGCCGGCGCCCCAATACCGCGAGACGGGTCGCTCGTACGAGAGTGAGGGCGACCTCGAGCAGGCGTTGGCGGCCTATGCCGCGGCGCGCGACGAGGGCGGGTCGCAGATGGCGCGCCTGGATGTGGCGCGCGTGTACGAGAAATCGGGGTACACGGCGCAGGCGTTGGACGAGCTGGTGCAGGTGGCCTTCAGCGAGGTAGACGAAAAGCGCTGGGAGACGCTCACCGTGCAGTAACCACCAGGGAGCGGCCGGCGGCCGCAAGCATCCACCAATACACGAAACTTGACGGAACGCTGACCGGCATGACGAAGGAGGGCGCGAAGATGCGAGCATTTCACGGGTACAAGGTCTTCTCAGTGGCGGCGCTGCTGGTGGTGATCACCGCCGCGCCGGGCCTGGCTGAGTCGCGTGCGCCGCGAGCAGATGCACCAATGCGGCCCGGTGCCGCGATGGGGCCGGCGCAGGAGCGCATGCCCATGCCGATGCTGATGGGCCAGCGCGATCCCGAGCTAACGGCGATGGTGCGCGACATTGTCATCCTGCGCGCCGTCAATCTCCTGGCCATGACCCGCGAGCAGATCGAGAAGTTGATACCGCTGCTGGAGCAAGCGGTGGCGGCAGACCGGCGGCTGCGGGCGCAGGCACTGGACCAGTTGCGGCAGGAGCGCCAGCGCCTGCTGGCGGGCACCGCCACGGCGGAGCAAAGCCGCGACACCTACGCCGCGATGTCCGCAGTGCGTCGGCAGTACGCGGACGAAGTTGAACGCCTCATGTCGCAGGCGGCCGGCTTCCTCGGCGCGCAACAAATCGAGATGGTCAAGCGCATCACCATGGGGAGCATGCAGCGGGGGCCCGGCGGCCAGGGAGCGGCCGGCAGGCGGGAGCCCCAGCGCCGCCCCGGCGCCGCGGACGAGGAGCAGGAACTGCGAGGCATCGGGCCCTCGGCTGAGGCCATCGAGCACCTGGTAGGTCTGCTCAAGGAGAAGGTGCTGGCGATGGCGACGGCGCCGTAGCGCGAGTCATTCATGCTCCCGGTGACGCGGGTCCCTAAGCCCCGACACGGTCGGAGCCGGGATGGCGGCCCTGCGGGCCTAGCCATTTCCAACCTGCGAAGTCGCCCCGAGCGGCTAGGTCGCGCACGCGGCGCCAATCCCAGGAAGAACGGTCATACCCCAGCAACGGGGGCTCCAGCGCACTCCCTTTCAGGCGCGGCAGCCGGTAGCTGCCGCGCCTTGCTCGTGCTGACCGAGTGAGATCGGGACGAGCTTTGTATGATCTGCCGTACATGACCATGGGGGGAATCGCGAAGGGCGCGCAGCATATGTTAGCGCGGCGCGACAGCCTCCGCGCGTCCGGCCGACCCCCCCGACCCGGCGCTGGCGCGCGGCAGCAAATGCAGCGCACGGAGAACCGCCACATGACGGGTCGCACCGACGGGAAGAAGAAAGGGCTGACGCCGATTGACATCAGCGACCTCCTGGCAGGCCTGCAGCTGGGCATCGGCCA belongs to Armatimonadota bacterium and includes:
- a CDS encoding sigma-70 family RNA polymerase sigma factor, with the translated sequence MDRPADIADLETVRRCLAGQREAFAEIVARHQRVVYGVALRMLGDRDQADDAAQETFVRAYSRLSSFRGDSSLRAWLIQIATRMCIDLLRARRRRPEVALDDADAPASPAGDDGVTTRHSLARAIADLPPHYKAAIILRHLQHMSYADMARTLGIPLPTVKTHLRRARQTLRARMEDEAAPAEEISP
- a CDS encoding zf-HC2 domain-containing protein, encoding MNALRRQLECRAVRSAIEACLDGEASPHAGRVAAHLERCPGCRAWAAALAAQARAIAALPAEAEPPVGFVGRVMERIEAVSAPAGRRAWRPSLVAVSGAAAGVLAAVALWVSFVRPPAPVTPAAPVPVQTSPRIAQALKPQVESATRQPRIAAAATVPEPAAKIAPPARRVRPKRRLTAPPLPGATATAASSPAPQYRETGRSYESEGDLEQALAAYAAARDEGGSQMARLDVARVYEKSGYTAQALDELVQVAFSEVDEKRWETLTVQ